Proteins encoded in a region of the Pseudomonas sp. GOM7 genome:
- a CDS encoding sensor histidine kinase → MNTSVRPAEPAEPVPSAPLEQASRAGLEQAFALFNQMSSQLSESYSLLEARVSELKGQLALVSAQRMQELAEKERLANRLQSLLDLLPGGVIVIDGQGVVREANPVARSLLGQPLVGMLWRQVIARNFAPREDDGHEISLKDGRRLSIATRSLNAEPGQLILLTDLTETRRLQDQLARHERLSALGRMVASLAHQIRTPLSAALLYASHLNEQVLPAEQQQRFAGRLKERLHELENQVRDMLIFARGELPLPDRLAPPALFASLRAAAEPHLAGMAVRWQCDTQSGELLCNRDTLVGTVLNLIDNAIQASGRDARLKIHLYRRGSQLRLCVSDNGPGMDAATLARLGEPFFTTKTTGTGLGLAVVKAVAKAHQGQLLLQSRAGRGTCAIISLPLLGTATHLNQE, encoded by the coding sequence ATGAATACAAGCGTCCGCCCCGCCGAGCCAGCCGAGCCGGTGCCTTCGGCTCCGCTGGAGCAAGCCAGTCGTGCCGGGCTGGAACAGGCTTTTGCCCTGTTCAACCAGATGTCCAGCCAGCTTAGCGAGTCCTACAGCCTGCTCGAAGCGCGGGTCAGCGAGCTCAAGGGGCAACTGGCCCTGGTCAGCGCTCAGCGCATGCAGGAACTGGCCGAGAAAGAGCGCCTGGCCAATCGTCTGCAGAGCCTGCTGGATCTCCTGCCGGGCGGGGTCATCGTCATCGATGGCCAGGGCGTGGTGCGTGAGGCCAACCCTGTGGCGCGTTCACTGCTCGGTCAGCCGCTGGTGGGCATGCTCTGGCGCCAGGTGATCGCACGCAATTTCGCCCCGCGCGAGGACGATGGCCATGAAATTTCGCTGAAGGACGGTCGCCGGCTGTCCATTGCCACCCGTTCGTTGAATGCCGAGCCGGGGCAACTGATCCTGCTCACCGACCTGACGGAAACCCGTCGCCTGCAGGATCAACTGGCGCGCCACGAGCGCCTGTCTGCGCTCGGGCGCATGGTCGCCTCGCTGGCTCATCAGATTCGCACACCGCTGTCCGCCGCCTTGCTCTATGCCAGCCATCTCAACGAGCAGGTGCTGCCAGCCGAGCAGCAGCAACGTTTCGCTGGGCGCCTCAAGGAGCGCCTGCACGAACTGGAAAACCAGGTGCGTGACATGCTGATCTTCGCGCGTGGCGAATTGCCGCTGCCGGATCGATTGGCGCCGCCGGCGCTGTTCGCCTCGCTGCGCGCCGCTGCCGAGCCGCATCTGGCTGGGATGGCGGTGCGTTGGCAGTGCGACACCCAATCGGGCGAACTGCTGTGCAACCGCGACACCCTGGTCGGCACCGTGCTCAACCTGATCGACAATGCCATCCAGGCCAGTGGCCGTGATGCGCGTCTGAAGATCCACCTCTATCGCCGTGGCAGCCAGTTGCGCCTGTGCGTCAGTGACAATGGCCCGGGGATGGATGCTGCCACCCTGGCGCGCCTGGGCGAACCTTTCTTTACCACCAAGACCACCGGTACCGGCCTCGGCCTGGCGGTGGTCAAAGCCGTGGCCAAGGCCCATCAGGGCCAGTTGCTGCTGCAGTCGCGTGCTGGTCGTGGTACCTGCGCCATCATTTCGCTGCCGCTGCTGGGCACGGCAACCCACCTGAATCAGGAGTGA
- the fliE gene encoding flagellar hook-basal body complex protein FliE: protein MSQGVEFNRLMLEMRAMQAEAMARQKPAASEPVPGAPSFSEMLGQAVNKVSETQQASNKLATAFEMGQSGVDLTDVMIASQKASVSFQAMTQVRNKLVQAYQDIMQMPV from the coding sequence ATGAGTCAGGGTGTCGAATTCAATCGCTTGATGCTGGAAATGCGTGCCATGCAGGCCGAGGCCATGGCCCGGCAGAAGCCGGCTGCCAGCGAACCCGTACCAGGTGCACCGAGTTTCTCGGAGATGCTGGGGCAGGCGGTGAACAAGGTCAGCGAGACCCAGCAGGCGTCCAACAAGCTGGCCACCGCCTTCGAGATGGGCCAGAGCGGTGTCGACCTGACCGATGTGATGATCGCCTCGCAGAAAGCCAGCGTATCCTTCCAGGCCATGACCCAGGTGCGTAACAAGCTGGTTCAGGCTTACCAAGACATCATGCAGATGCCGGTCTGA
- a CDS encoding STAS domain-containing protein — translation MSITSQASADGQELTITIRGRFDFASHQEFRDAYERVSITPKRYLVDLKETSYLDSSALGMLLLLRDHAGGDSAQIRLLNCSGDVRKILAISNFEQLFQIG, via the coding sequence ATGAGCATTACCTCGCAAGCATCGGCCGACGGCCAGGAGCTGACCATCACCATTCGCGGGCGTTTCGATTTCGCCTCGCATCAGGAGTTTCGCGATGCCTACGAGCGCGTCAGCATTACGCCTAAACGCTATCTGGTGGATCTGAAGGAAACCAGCTATCTGGATAGCTCCGCGCTTGGCATGCTGCTGCTGTTGCGCGATCACGCCGGTGGCGACTCGGCGCAGATCCGCCTGCTCAACTGCAGCGGCGACGTGCGCAAGATCCTCGCCATCTCCAATTTCGAGCAACTCTTCCAGATCGGCTGA
- the fliH gene encoding flagellar assembly protein FliH translates to MAPKEPESELIRAKDLTGFDRWALPSFDEPGDAGDEPAQTAEAVDEAPSEPASAEEAAQSEEVALEDVKPLTLDELEAIRQDAYNEGFSAGEKDGFHAGQLKAKQEADAALALKLQGLDKLMSQLLEPIAEQDQQLEVALVKLVSHMVREVVQRELNTDSSQIRQVLREALKLLPMGADNLRIQVNPQDFDTIKALRERHEESWRILEDESLLPGGCRIESEHSLIDASVETRLAQSLKQLFEQQRAQVGQPPEADISLDLDAVDAP, encoded by the coding sequence ATGGCGCCCAAGGAGCCGGAAAGCGAACTGATCCGCGCTAAGGATCTGACCGGGTTCGACCGCTGGGCCTTGCCCAGCTTCGACGAGCCTGGTGATGCCGGGGACGAGCCTGCGCAGACGGCAGAGGCGGTCGACGAAGCGCCCAGCGAGCCGGCGTCCGCCGAAGAGGCGGCACAGTCCGAAGAGGTGGCTCTGGAGGACGTCAAGCCGCTGACGCTCGACGAGCTAGAGGCCATTCGTCAGGATGCCTACAACGAAGGTTTCTCCGCAGGCGAGAAAGATGGCTTCCATGCCGGCCAGCTCAAGGCCAAGCAGGAGGCCGATGCCGCGTTGGCGCTCAAGTTGCAGGGCCTGGACAAGCTGATGAGTCAGCTACTCGAGCCCATTGCCGAGCAGGATCAGCAACTGGAAGTGGCGCTGGTCAAGCTGGTCAGCCACATGGTGCGCGAGGTGGTGCAGCGCGAGCTGAACACCGACTCCAGCCAGATTCGCCAGGTGCTGCGTGAGGCGCTGAAACTGCTGCCGATGGGTGCGGACAACCTGCGCATCCAGGTCAATCCGCAGGATTTCGACACCATCAAGGCCCTGCGTGAGCGCCACGAGGAAAGCTGGCGCATCCTCGAGGACGAGAGCCTGCTGCCCGGTGGTTGCCGCATCGAGTCCGAGCACAGCCTGATCGACGCCAGCGTCGAGACGCGCCTGGCGCAGTCGCTCAAGCAGTTGTTCGAGCAGCAGCGCGCACAGGTCGGCCAGCCACCGGAAGCGGACATCAGCCTGGATCTGGACGCCGTCGATGCGCCTTGA
- the fliG gene encoding flagellar motor switch protein FliG — protein sequence MSDNRTATKLTKVDKAAILLLSLGETDAAQVLRHLGPKEVQRVGLAMAGMRNVHREQVEQVMAEFVDIVGDQTSLGVGSDGYIRKMLTAALGEDKAGNLIDRILLGGSTSGLDSLKWMEPRAVADVIRYEHPQIQAIVVAYLDPDQAGEVLSHFDHKVRLDIILRVSSLNTVQPSALKELNQILEKQFSGSANTSRATMGGVKRAADIMNFLDSSVEGQLMDSIREVDEDLSTQIEDLMFVFDNLADVDDRGIQALMREVSSDVLVLALKGADDAIKDKVFKNMSKRAAELLRDDLEAKGPVRVSDVETAQKEILTIARRMAEAGEIVLGGKGGEEMV from the coding sequence ATGAGTGACAACCGTACCGCTACCAAGCTGACCAAGGTCGACAAGGCCGCCATTCTTCTGCTGTCGCTGGGCGAGACCGATGCCGCGCAGGTGTTGCGCCACCTCGGGCCCAAGGAAGTGCAGCGCGTGGGCCTGGCCATGGCCGGCATGCGCAACGTGCATCGCGAACAGGTCGAGCAGGTGATGGCCGAGTTCGTCGACATCGTCGGCGACCAGACCAGCCTGGGCGTGGGCTCCGACGGTTACATTCGCAAGATGCTCACCGCCGCGCTGGGTGAGGACAAGGCCGGCAACCTGATCGACCGCATCCTGCTCGGTGGCAGCACCAGTGGCCTGGACAGCCTCAAGTGGATGGAACCACGCGCCGTGGCCGACGTGATTCGCTACGAGCACCCGCAGATCCAGGCCATCGTGGTCGCCTACCTCGACCCCGACCAGGCGGGCGAGGTGCTCAGCCATTTCGACCACAAGGTGCGCCTGGACATCATCCTGCGCGTGTCCTCGCTCAACACCGTGCAGCCCTCGGCGCTCAAGGAACTCAACCAGATCCTCGAGAAGCAGTTCTCCGGCAGTGCCAATACCTCGCGTGCCACCATGGGTGGGGTCAAGCGCGCGGCGGACATCATGAACTTCCTCGACAGCTCGGTCGAAGGCCAGTTGATGGACTCGATCCGCGAGGTGGATGAAGACCTGTCGACACAGATCGAAGACCTGATGTTCGTCTTCGACAACCTGGCCGACGTCGACGACCGCGGTATCCAGGCGCTCATGCGCGAGGTGTCCTCCGACGTGCTGGTGCTGGCGCTCAAGGGCGCCGACGATGCGATCAAGGACAAGGTGTTCAAGAACATGTCCAAGCGTGCCGCCGAGCTGCTGCGCGACGACCTGGAGGCCAAGGGCCCGGTGCGCGTCAGCGACGTGGAAACCGCGCAGAAGGAAATCCTCACCATCGCCCGTCGCATGGCCGAAGCCGGAGAAATCGTGCTTGGCGGCAAGGGCGGCGAAGAGATGGTCTAA
- the fliI gene encoding flagellar protein export ATPase FliI: MRLDRISFARRLDAYVDAISLPSQPVVEGRLLRMVGLTLEAEGLRAAIGSRCLVINSDSYHPVQVEAEVMGFSGGKIYLMPVGSLAGIAPGARVVPLPDTGRLPMGMSMLGRVLDGAGRALDGKGGMKAEDWVPMDGPSINPLNRDPISQPLDVGIRSINGLLTVGRGQRLGLFAGTGVGKSVLLGMMTRFTEAEIIVVGLIGERGREVKEFIDEILGEEGIKRSVVVASPADDAPLMRLRAAQYCTRIAEYFRDKGKNVLLLMDSLTRYAQAQREIALAIGEPPATKGYPPSVFARLPKLVERAGNAEAGGGSITAFYTVLSEGDDQQDPIADAARGVLDGHFVLSRRLAEEGHYPAIDIEASISRVMPQVVPPEQLKQAQRFKQLWSRYQQSRDLISVGAYVPGGDADTDLAIARQPQMAHYLRQGLDESVSMAQSREQLSAVLGQ, encoded by the coding sequence ATGCGCCTTGACCGAATCAGTTTCGCCAGGCGTCTGGATGCCTATGTCGACGCCATCAGCCTGCCTAGTCAACCCGTGGTCGAGGGGCGCCTGCTGCGCATGGTCGGCCTGACCCTGGAAGCCGAAGGTCTGCGTGCCGCCATCGGCAGCCGCTGCCTGGTGATCAACAGCGACAGCTACCATCCGGTGCAGGTCGAGGCCGAGGTCATGGGCTTCTCCGGCGGCAAGATATACCTGATGCCGGTCGGCAGCCTGGCGGGTATCGCACCGGGGGCGCGCGTGGTGCCGCTACCGGATACCGGGCGTCTGCCCATGGGCATGTCGATGCTCGGCCGGGTGCTCGACGGCGCCGGGCGCGCGCTCGATGGCAAGGGCGGGATGAAGGCCGAGGACTGGGTGCCGATGGATGGCCCGAGCATCAACCCGCTCAACCGTGACCCCATCAGTCAGCCTCTGGATGTCGGCATCCGCAGCATCAATGGCCTGCTCACCGTGGGCCGTGGTCAGCGCCTCGGCCTGTTTGCCGGCACCGGCGTGGGCAAGTCGGTGCTGCTGGGCATGATGACCCGCTTCACCGAGGCCGAGATCATCGTGGTCGGCCTGATCGGCGAACGGGGCCGTGAGGTCAAGGAATTCATCGACGAGATTCTCGGCGAGGAGGGCATCAAACGCTCCGTGGTGGTCGCCTCGCCCGCTGACGATGCGCCGCTGATGCGCCTGCGTGCCGCGCAATACTGCACCCGTATCGCCGAATACTTTCGCGACAAGGGCAAGAACGTGCTGCTGCTGATGGATTCGCTGACCCGTTATGCCCAGGCCCAGCGCGAGATCGCCCTGGCCATCGGCGAGCCGCCGGCGACCAAGGGCTATCCGCCTTCGGTGTTCGCCAGGCTGCCCAAGCTGGTGGAGCGTGCCGGCAATGCCGAAGCTGGTGGCGGCTCGATCACCGCCTTCTACACGGTGCTTTCCGAAGGCGACGACCAGCAGGATCCCATTGCCGATGCGGCGCGCGGCGTGCTCGATGGCCACTTCGTGCTGTCACGGCGGCTGGCCGAGGAGGGGCATTACCCGGCCATCGACATCGAGGCGTCCATCAGCCGGGTGATGCCGCAGGTGGTGCCGCCGGAGCAGCTCAAGCAGGCACAGCGCTTCAAGCAGCTCTGGTCGCGTTATCAGCAGAGTCGTGACCTGATCAGCGTCGGTGCCTATGTGCCCGGTGGCGATGCCGACACCGACCTGGCTATCGCCCGCCAGCCGCAGATGGCGCATTACCTGCGCCAGGGGCTCGACGAGAGCGTGAGCATGGCCCAGAGCCGTGAACAACTGAGCGCGGTGCTGGGCCAGTGA
- the fleR gene encoding sigma-54-dependent response regulator transcription factor FleR, whose translation MTTKVLLVEDDRALREALADTLMLGGHDYRAVDCAEAALVALGEESFGLVVSDVNMPGMDGHQLLVQIRQRHPQLPVLLMTAYGAVERAVDAIRQGAADYLVKPFEPRALLELVARHALGQMCAGDRDGPVALEPASVQLLELATRVAQSDSTVMITGESGTGKEVLARYIHQQSPRAAGPFIAINCAAIPDNMLEATLFGHEKGAFTGAVTAQPGKFELADGGTILLDEISEMPLGLQAKLLRVLQEREVERVGARKPVTLDIRVLATSNRDLASEVAAGRFREDLYYRLSVFPLAWRPLRERPADILPLAERLLGKHVKKMNHAPVRFSPAAAQALVEHQWPGNVRELDNAIQRALILQQGGLIQPQDLCLSAPIGHSVQAAAPRLAVVPSVMPPTVPTSDALPTVDAGLGEDLRRREFQVIIDTLRAERGRRKEAAERLGISPRTLRYKLAQMRDAGMDVEAYLYAS comes from the coding sequence ATGACGACCAAAGTTCTGTTGGTGGAAGATGACCGCGCTCTGCGCGAAGCCCTGGCCGATACCTTGATGCTGGGCGGTCATGATTACCGCGCCGTCGACTGCGCCGAGGCCGCGCTGGTCGCCCTGGGGGAGGAGTCCTTTGGTCTGGTGGTCAGCGACGTCAACATGCCGGGCATGGATGGTCACCAGTTGCTGGTGCAGATCCGCCAGCGCCACCCGCAGTTGCCGGTGCTGCTGATGACCGCCTATGGCGCCGTTGAGCGTGCGGTGGATGCGATCCGCCAGGGGGCGGCCGATTATCTGGTCAAACCCTTCGAGCCGCGCGCGCTGCTGGAGCTGGTGGCGCGGCATGCCCTGGGGCAGATGTGCGCCGGTGATCGCGACGGCCCGGTAGCGCTGGAACCGGCCAGCGTGCAACTGCTGGAGCTGGCCACGCGAGTGGCGCAGAGTGATTCGACGGTGATGATCACCGGCGAGTCCGGTACCGGCAAGGAAGTGCTGGCGCGCTACATTCATCAGCAGTCGCCACGTGCCGCTGGCCCGTTCATCGCCATCAATTGCGCGGCGATCCCTGACAACATGCTCGAGGCCACCCTGTTCGGCCATGAGAAGGGCGCCTTCACCGGCGCGGTGACCGCCCAGCCTGGCAAGTTCGAGCTGGCCGATGGCGGCACCATCCTGCTCGACGAGATTTCCGAAATGCCCCTGGGGCTGCAGGCCAAGCTGCTGCGCGTCTTGCAGGAGCGCGAGGTGGAGCGGGTAGGGGCGCGCAAGCCGGTCACCCTGGACATTCGCGTGCTGGCCACCAGCAACCGTGATCTGGCCAGTGAGGTGGCCGCCGGGCGTTTCCGCGAGGATCTCTACTATCGCCTGTCAGTGTTCCCCTTGGCCTGGCGCCCGCTGCGCGAGCGACCCGCCGATATTCTGCCGCTCGCCGAACGTCTGCTCGGCAAGCACGTCAAGAAAATGAATCATGCCCCGGTGCGTTTCTCCCCGGCGGCGGCTCAGGCCCTGGTCGAGCACCAGTGGCCGGGCAACGTGCGAGAGCTGGATAACGCCATCCAGCGAGCGCTGATCCTGCAGCAGGGCGGTCTCATCCAACCGCAGGATCTGTGCCTGAGCGCGCCTATCGGTCACAGCGTTCAGGCCGCCGCGCCGCGCCTGGCCGTGGTGCCCAGCGTCATGCCGCCAACCGTGCCGACGAGCGACGCATTGCCGACGGTGGATGCCGGCCTGGGGGAGGATCTGCGTCGCCGCGAGTTCCAGGTCATCATCGACACGCTGCGGGCCGAACGCGGTCGGCGCAAGGAAGCCGCCGAGCGCCTGGGCATCAGCCCGCGCACCCTGCGTTACAAGCTTGCGCAGATGCGTGATGCCGGCATGGATGTCGAGGCCTATCTCTACGCCAGTTGA
- the fliJ gene encoding flagellar export protein FliJ, whose protein sequence is MSLSRAKRLQPVVEMAEKAEREAARQLGHCQGLVSQAEAKLGELERFRGDYQQQWISEGSKGVSGQWLMNYQRFLAQLETAIGQQNQSLDWHRANLDKARGIWQQRYARLEGLRKLVQRYRDEARQAEDRREQKLLDELAQRLLDGRER, encoded by the coding sequence ATGAGCCTCAGCCGCGCCAAGCGCCTGCAGCCGGTGGTGGAAATGGCCGAGAAGGCCGAGCGCGAAGCGGCCCGCCAACTTGGCCACTGTCAGGGCCTGGTGAGCCAGGCCGAAGCCAAGCTCGGCGAACTGGAACGCTTTCGCGGCGACTACCAGCAGCAGTGGATCAGCGAGGGCAGCAAGGGTGTTTCCGGGCAGTGGCTGATGAACTACCAACGCTTTCTGGCGCAGCTAGAAACCGCCATCGGCCAGCAGAACCAGAGCCTGGATTGGCACCGCGCCAATCTGGACAAGGCTCGTGGCATCTGGCAGCAGCGCTATGCGCGACTCGAAGGGCTGCGCAAGCTGGTGCAGCGCTACCGCGACGAGGCCCGCCAGGCCGAGGATCGGCGTGAGCAGAAGTTGCTCGACGAGCTGGCGCAACGCCTGCTCGATGGCCGCGAGCGCTGA
- the fliF gene encoding flagellar basal-body MS-ring/collar protein FliF, which yields MAEAAVANVPAKADATEPKKPLFGLSFLENLAEMSVLRQLGLLVGLAASVAIGFAVVLWSQQPDYRPLYGNLNGMDTSQVLDVLSNAGIDYTVEPNSGALLVKSDDLANARMRLAAAGVAPTDNSVGFEILDREQGLGTSQFMEATRYRRGLEGELARTISSLNNVKGARVHLAMPKASVFVRDERKPSASVLVELYPGRALEPSQVMAIVNLIATSVPELDKSQVTVVDQKGNLLSDQQELSELTMAGKQFDYTRRMESLFTQRVHNILQPVLGNGRYKAEVSADVDFSAVESTSEMFNPDQPALRSEQQVNEQRQSSLPPQGVPGALSNQPPGPAAAPQQAAGAAAPAGPVAAGQPLVDANGQQIMDPATGQPMLAPYPADKREQSTRNFELDRSISYTKQQQGRLRRLSVAVVVDDQVRVDPATGETTRVPWSADDLARFTRLVQDSVGFDASRGDSVSVINTPFSAAQGEEIPDIPFYTQPWFWDIGKQLIGVLLIVALVFGVLRPVLNNITGAGKGKGQGEGGDVELGRMAGLDGELADDRVSLGGPQSIMLPSPTEGYDAQLNAIKSLVAEDPGRVALVVKEWINADE from the coding sequence ATGGCTGAAGCAGCAGTAGCGAACGTCCCGGCCAAGGCCGATGCGACAGAACCCAAGAAGCCGTTGTTCGGACTGAGCTTCCTGGAAAATCTCGCCGAAATGTCGGTGTTGCGTCAGCTCGGCCTGCTGGTCGGTTTGGCCGCCAGCGTGGCGATCGGTTTTGCCGTGGTGCTGTGGTCGCAGCAGCCCGATTACCGCCCCCTTTACGGCAACCTCAATGGCATGGACACCAGTCAGGTGCTCGATGTGCTGAGCAATGCCGGTATCGACTACACCGTGGAACCCAATTCCGGCGCGCTGCTGGTCAAGTCCGATGATCTGGCCAACGCTCGCATGCGCCTGGCCGCGGCCGGCGTGGCGCCGACCGACAACAGTGTCGGCTTCGAGATCCTTGACCGCGAGCAGGGCCTGGGCACCAGCCAGTTCATGGAGGCCACGCGCTACCGTCGCGGCCTGGAAGGTGAGCTGGCACGTACCATCTCCAGCCTCAACAACGTCAAGGGCGCGCGCGTGCACCTGGCCATGCCCAAGGCGTCGGTGTTCGTACGTGACGAGCGCAAGCCCAGCGCCTCGGTGCTGGTCGAGCTGTATCCGGGGCGGGCGCTGGAGCCGAGCCAGGTCATGGCCATCGTCAACCTGATCGCCACCAGCGTGCCGGAGCTGGACAAGAGCCAGGTCACCGTCGTCGACCAGAAGGGTAACCTGCTGTCCGATCAGCAGGAGCTTTCCGAGCTGACCATGGCCGGCAAGCAGTTCGACTACACCCGGCGCATGGAGAGTCTGTTCACCCAGCGCGTGCACAACATCCTGCAGCCGGTGCTCGGCAATGGCCGCTACAAGGCCGAAGTCTCCGCCGATGTCGACTTCAGCGCGGTGGAATCCACCTCCGAGATGTTCAACCCGGATCAGCCGGCGCTGCGTAGCGAGCAGCAGGTCAACGAACAGCGTCAGAGCAGCCTGCCGCCGCAAGGAGTGCCGGGGGCGCTGTCCAATCAGCCGCCTGGCCCGGCCGCCGCACCGCAGCAAGCCGCTGGCGCCGCCGCACCAGCCGGCCCGGTCGCTGCCGGTCAGCCGCTGGTGGATGCCAATGGTCAACAGATCATGGATCCGGCCACCGGCCAGCCGATGCTGGCGCCGTATCCGGCGGACAAGCGCGAGCAGTCGACGCGCAATTTCGAGTTGGATCGCTCCATCAGCTACACCAAGCAGCAGCAGGGGCGCCTGCGTCGCCTGTCGGTGGCCGTGGTGGTGGATGACCAGGTGCGTGTCGACCCGGCCACCGGGGAAACCACGCGAGTGCCCTGGAGTGCCGACGATCTGGCGCGCTTCACCCGCCTGGTACAGGACTCGGTCGGTTTCGACGCCAGCCGTGGCGACAGCGTCAGCGTGATCAACACGCCATTCAGCGCTGCCCAGGGCGAGGAGATTCCGGACATTCCGTTCTACACCCAGCCCTGGTTCTGGGACATCGGCAAGCAACTGATCGGTGTCCTGTTGATTGTGGCGTTGGTGTTCGGTGTGTTGCGTCCGGTGCTCAACAACATCACCGGCGCCGGCAAGGGCAAGGGGCAAGGCGAGGGCGGCGATGTCGAGCTGGGCCGCATGGCGGGTCTGGATGGCGAACTGGCCGATGATCGAGTGAGCCTGGGTGGGCCGCAAAGCATCATGTTGCCGAGCCCCACCGAGGGGTATGATGCACAACTGAATGCCATCAAGAGCCTGGTCGCCGAAGATCCGGGCCGTGTGGCTCTGGTGGTGAAAGAGTGGATCAACGCCGATGAGTGA
- a CDS encoding fused response regulator/phosphatase, translated as MPERLSILIAEDNAADRMLLSTIISRQGHRALTASNGLEAVALFEQERPQLVLMDALMPVMDGFEAARRIKQQAGDALVPIIFLTSLTENEALVRCLEAGGDDFLAKPYNRVILEAKIKAMDRLRRLQATVLEQRDMIARHNEQLLHEQRVAKEVFDRVAHAGCLNAPNIRYLQSPYALFNGDLLLAAYTPSGGMHVMLGDFTGHGLPAAIGAMPLAEVFYGMTAKGHALAEVLREINAKLKRILPVGVFCCATLLHIGSQRRMLEVWNGGLPDGYLLHGDGRPHQVLASRHLPLGILEPAAFIDRCEVYPLQPDDRIFLLTDGVLEASDRQGQLFGESRLLGVLEANRQPDALFEEIQEALAAFRGEQRDDVSMLQVGLDEDEARPHSLAFADSGQSSPLNWSARFEFRAQSLRHSNPLPYLLQLLMEVQALRPRGGEIYTVLTELYSNALEHGVMGLDSALKRDASGFAEYYRERRLRLMQLQEGYVRFHLQLCPQDGGGRLIVRVEDSGPGLPDMLPPASPDSALCGRGLALVRELSDVCYWDRQGISVEFCWVAEA; from the coding sequence ATGCCTGAGCGTCTGTCCATCCTGATCGCTGAGGACAACGCAGCCGATCGCATGCTGCTGTCGACCATCATCAGCCGTCAGGGGCATCGCGCGCTCACCGCCAGCAACGGCCTGGAGGCCGTCGCGTTGTTCGAGCAGGAGCGTCCGCAGCTCGTCCTGATGGACGCGCTGATGCCGGTGATGGACGGTTTCGAGGCGGCGCGGCGGATCAAGCAGCAGGCCGGCGACGCGCTGGTGCCGATCATCTTCCTCACCTCTCTGACCGAGAACGAGGCCCTGGTGCGTTGCCTGGAGGCAGGCGGCGACGATTTTCTCGCCAAGCCCTACAATCGGGTGATTCTCGAAGCCAAGATCAAGGCCATGGATCGTCTGCGGCGCCTGCAGGCCACCGTGCTTGAGCAGCGCGACATGATCGCCAGGCACAACGAGCAGCTCCTGCACGAGCAGCGCGTGGCCAAGGAGGTCTTCGATCGGGTGGCGCATGCCGGTTGCCTCAACGCCCCCAATATTCGTTACCTGCAATCGCCCTATGCGCTGTTCAACGGCGACTTGCTGCTGGCCGCCTATACGCCCTCCGGGGGCATGCATGTGATGCTCGGCGATTTCACCGGGCATGGGCTGCCGGCAGCTATCGGCGCCATGCCGCTGGCCGAAGTCTTCTATGGCATGACGGCCAAGGGCCATGCCCTGGCCGAAGTGCTCCGCGAGATCAATGCCAAGCTCAAGCGCATCCTGCCTGTCGGCGTGTTCTGTTGCGCCACGCTGCTGCATATCGGCAGTCAGCGCAGGATGCTGGAGGTATGGAACGGCGGTCTGCCGGATGGTTATCTGCTGCATGGCGATGGGCGGCCGCATCAGGTGCTGGCATCACGTCACCTGCCGCTGGGCATTCTCGAACCAGCGGCTTTCATCGACCGCTGCGAGGTGTACCCGCTGCAGCCGGACGATCGCATCTTCCTGCTCACCGATGGTGTGCTGGAGGCCAGTGATCGCCAAGGGCAACTGTTCGGTGAAAGCCGTTTGCTCGGGGTGCTGGAGGCCAACCGGCAGCCCGATGCCCTGTTCGAGGAAATCCAGGAGGCCCTGGCCGCCTTCCGCGGCGAGCAGCGCGATGACGTCAGCATGCTGCAGGTCGGCCTCGACGAGGACGAAGCGCGGCCGCATTCGCTGGCCTTTGCCGATTCCGGGCAGAGCAGCCCGCTGAACTGGTCGGCCCGCTTCGAGTTTCGTGCACAGAGTCTACGTCATTCCAATCCCTTGCCTTACCTCTTGCAGCTGCTGATGGAAGTGCAGGCGCTACGGCCGCGCGGCGGGGAAATCTACACGGTGCTGACCGAACTCTATTCCAACGCCCTGGAGCATGGCGTGATGGGCCTGGATTCGGCGCTCAAGCGTGACGCCAGCGGTTTTGCCGAGTATTACCGTGAGCGCCGCCTGCGCCTGATGCAACTGCAGGAAGGCTATGTGCGTTTCCACCTGCAGTTGTGCCCGCAGGACGGCGGTGGGCGCCTGATCGTGCGGGTCGAGGACAGTGGGCCGGGTTTGCCTGACATGCTGCCGCCAGCGAGCCCGGATTCTGCGCTATGTGGGCGTGGTCTGGCGCTGGTGCGCGAGTTGAGCGATGTCTGCTACTGGGATCGGCAGGGGATCAGCGTGGAGTTTTGCTGGGTCGCTGAGGCATAA